In one Brassica oleracea var. oleracea cultivar TO1000 chromosome C9, BOL, whole genome shotgun sequence genomic region, the following are encoded:
- the LOC106314364 gene encoding uncharacterized protein LOC106314364, whose translation MKTQLTPNSVKRLRRERRGFGATFLIPSASQRPWSLPVGYQCVYESYFRDDMKLWFPIPRLVTAYTRHRDAAISQFLNGSWRITVALMVMAAEIDTSLSVRTFEELTSVSSLEDGLLSIKMRPSYNVIGGILIRRSIGRADHPTSREYPEEFLANARAIARLAQEHWGNISWERVHRSIDRISRREWDSSYLPSVNKTKRRISLFTGEEQKKINAARKMTGLPYLSAMMAGELGLSHAEPLVPPNELATDDVNLASSDHRESSLGVVAAAPKKKKSKKRAHDEPPVNDDRETLPKGGDRSEGAEPSTKKRRKKKRNLWRIASRCDGVSNFVIEKYDSALKEALAESEKLKKTVVSKSRLLRRRKADWQEEFERMAEKRDCAVARRKAQKKRADAAEEELSVVRSTIEALELHKANLMEEIGAKAVEHKKELDRLRDSRIYEVTKERVRVETEMIAKSNKHFGNLREW comes from the exons ATGAAGACGCAATTGACTCCCAACAGCGTGAAGAGGCTTCGGAGGGAGCGCCGCGGATTTGGGGCGACTTTCTTGATTCCTTCGGCGAGCCAAAGGCCTTGGTCGCTGCCGGTTGGGTATCAATGCGTCTACGAGTCCTATTTTCGTGACGATATGAAGCTTTGGTTCCCAATTCCCCGACTAGTTACGGCATACACGAGGCACCGAGATGCAGCGATAAGTCAATTTTTGAATGGTTCGTGGCGTATTACAGTTGCTTTGATGGTTATGGCTGCTGAGATCGATACCTCGCTGAGCGTTCGTACCTTTGAAGAATTGACGTCCGTCAGTTCGTTGGAGGATGGCCTTCTATCGATAAAAATGCGGCCAAGCTACAACGTGATAGGGGGCATCCTAATAAGACGCTCGATTGGCAGAG CCGACCATCCGACTTCTCGTGAATACCCGGAAGAGTTTCTTGCCAACGCTCGTGCTATCGCGAGACTCGCTCAAGAGCATTGGGGGAATATTTCTTGGGAGAGGGTTCACCGTTCGATCGACCGTATTTCCAGGA GGGAATGGGATTCGAGTTACCTTCCGTCGGTTAACAAGACCAAGAGACGTATTTCGCTGTTCACCGGTGAAGAGCAGAAGAAGATCAACGCAGCAAGGAAGATGACGGGCCTTCCGTACCTGAGCGCTATGATGGCGGGAGAGCTTGGCTTGTCGCATGCCGAGCCGTTGGTGCCTCCCAACGAGTTGGCGACTGATGACGTGAACCTCGCGAGTTCTGACCATCGCGAGTCCTCGCTTGGTGTTGTTGCCGCTGCTCCTAAGAAGAAAAAGAGCAAGAAGAGAGCCCATGACGAGCCGCCTGTCAATGATGATCGCGAGACTCTTCCAAAGGGAGGCGATCGTTCGGAGGGTGCAGAGCCGTCGACTAAGAAGAGAAGGAAGAAGAAGCGAAATCTTTGGAGGATAGCATCACGG TGTGATGGGGTTTCGAACTTCGTCATCGAGAAATATGACTCTGCGCTGAAGGAAGCGCTTGCTGAGTCAGAGAAGCTGAAGAAGACGGTGGTGAGTAAGAGCAGACTCCTCCGTCGAAGGAAGGCGGACTGGCAGGAGGAGTTCGAGAGGATGGCTGAGAAGAGGGATTGCGCGGTTGCTCGGAGGAAAGCTCAGAAGAAGAGAGCCGACGCAGCTGAAGAGGAGCTTTCCGTTGTTCGTTCTACCATCGAGGCTCTGGAGCTGCACAAGGCCAATCTTATGGAGGAGATAGGAGCCAAGGCCGTGGAGCACAAGAAAGAACTGGACCGCCTTAGGGATTCGCGGATTTACGAGGTCACGAAGGAAAGGGTGAGGGTCGAGACCGAGATGATTGCAAAGTCCAACAAGCATTTCGGGAATCTGCGCGAGTGGTGA
- the LOC106314365 gene encoding uncharacterized protein LOC106314365 has product MSSLILHGRRFFELEKWRHLRFAMNVSFSTAADVSLHLQDGPKGHNFTVSNYLVESLGFTTKLAESISRKVSFNDKVNPDSVLSHRFSDLHHHYRLSTSAYSRWRSLAPKLQFLKSRGASTSELTEVLAVRNERTFDFRGPTGRLKDKLLDWASRGIVKYFTLSRGLIKSNQTGFGLVRSDSAPDAGSTRSWAGYFGKPNRRFGFLGG; this is encoded by the exons ATGTCATCTCTGATACTCCACGGAAGAAGGTTCTTCGAGTTGGAGAAATGGCGTCATTTGAGATTCGCAATGAATGTATCCTTCTCTACTGCTGCAGATGTGAGTCTTCATCTTCAAGATGGTCCAAAAGGTCACAACTTTACAGTCTCTAATTACCTCGTTGAGTCTCTGGGTTTCACCACAAAACTCGCGGAGTCCATCTCCAGAAAAGTCAGCTTTAACGACAAGGTTAACCCTGATTCTGTTCTGAGCCACAGATTCTCAGATCTCCACCATCATTACAGATTATCCACAAGTGCTTATAGCAGATGGAGATCCCTTGCTCCCAAGCTTCAGTTTTTAAAATCAAGAGGAGCTTCAACCTCTGAGCTCACTGAGGTTCTTGCTGTACGGAACGAGAGAACGTTCGATTTTAGAG GACCGACGGGTCGCCTCAAAGATAAATTGCTGGATTGGGCATCGCGAGGCATCGTTAAGTATTTCACTCTGTCGCGCGGTTTGATCAAGTCTAACCAAACCGGTTTTGGTTTGGTTAGATCCGATTCTGCCCCAGACGCTGGTTCGACTCGGAGTTGGGCCGGTTATTTCGGGAAACCGAATCGACGCTTCGGTTTCCTAGGCGGCTAA
- the LOC106319445 gene encoding uncharacterized protein LOC106319445 has translation MLSLILHGRKSLELQRWCNLRFAVNPLQYSSAFSSASAAADASLQDGRKGQNFTVSSYLVTSLGFTTKLAESISKKVSFEDNGNPQSVLSLLRSYGFRDSHISSIITNYPGLLTLDAESSLEPKLKFLKSRGASTSELTEILSKVPKILRIKKDKTLSRYYDFVKEIIQSDKSSNFQVSLPLPHGPNKIRNIFALRQLGMPQDLLFPLLVSQSGTVHGKVRFEESLKKVLEMGFDPTTSKFVQALRMLYQMSEKTIREKVNVYKRLGLSGEDVWEMFKKWPTFMTNSEKKITQTFETFSKCGLVEEEILSAFKKFPQCIGASEHNCVDTFLALGFSKDEVAVIFKRLPLCVSYSAELVKRKTEFVVKEMNWPLQAVVSFPAVLGLSMEKRVVPRCNVIKALMKKGFLGSDEPPPVGSALACTDELFLRRYVRKHDDDEELVAELMGILRGSRAS, from the coding sequence ATGCTTTCTCTGATTCTCCACGGAAGAAAGTCTCTGGAGCTGCAGAGATGGTGTAACTTGCGATTTGCAGTGAACCCTCTTCAATATTCATCTGCTTTTTCCTCTGCAAGTGCGGCTGCAGATGCGTCCCTTCAAGATGGGCGAAAAGGTCAGAACTTTACCGTCTCTTCTTACCTCGTAACATCACTAGGTTTCACCACAAAACTCGCAGAATCAATCTCAAAGAAAGTCAGCTTCGAGGATAATGGCAATCCTCAATCAGTTCTGAGTCTTCTTAGAAGTTATGGGTTCAGAGATTCTCACATCTCCAGCATCATCACAAACTATCCAGGACTACTTACACTAGACGCTGAGAGCTCCCTAGAGCCCAAGCTCAAGTTCTTAAAGTCGAGAGGAGCGTCAACCTCCGAGCTCACTGAGATCCTTTCCAAAGTCCCCAAGATCTTGAGAATCAAAAAGGACAAAACTTTAAGCAGATACTACGATTTCGTCAAAGAGATCATACAATCCGACAAGAGCTCCAACTTCCAAGTCTCCTTACCATTACCACACGGTCCCAACAAAATCAGAAACATTTTCGCTTTGAGACAGTTAGGCATGCCTCAGGATCTCTTGTTCCCTTTGCTCGTCTCTCAGAGCGGAACCGTCCATGGGAAAGTCAGGTTCGAAGAGTCTCTCAAGAAGGTTCTCGAGATGGGTTTTGATCCCACAACCTCCAAGTTCGTGCAAGCTCTCCGCATGCTTTACCAGATGAGCGAGAAGACGATACGAGAGAAGGTCAACGTGTACAAAAGGTTAGGGTTGAGTGGTGAAGACGTGTGGGAGATGTTCAAGAAATGGCCTACTTTTATGACCAACTCCGAGAAGAAGATTACTCAGACATTTGAAACTTTCAGCAAGTGTGGACTTGTGGAGGAAGAGATCCTCTCGGCGTTCAAGAAGTTTCCGCAGTGCATCGGTGCTTCGGAGCATAACTGCGTCGATACGTTTCTAGCGCTGGGGTTCAGTAAAGATGAGGTGGCGGTGATTTTCAAGCGGTTACCACTTTGTGTTAGCTATTCTGCGGAGTTGGTGAAAAGGAAGACTGAGTTTGTGGTGAAGGAGATGAATTGGCCGTTACAGGCCGTTGTTTCTTTCCCCGCTGTGCTTGGATTGAGCATGGAGAAGAGGGTTGTCCCGAGGTGTAATGTGATCAAAGCTCTCATGAAGAAAGGTTTTCTGGGAAGTGATGAACCACCTCCTGTGGGGTCTGCGTTGGCGTGTACGGATGAATTGTTTTTGAGAAGGTATGTGAGGAAGCACGATGATGATGAGGAGCTTGTGGCTGAGCTGATGGGTATTTTAAGAGGATCTCGTGCGTCATAG